CTCCATCTTGGTGAGGGCATCGAGCATGCCGAATGGCTCATCCAGCAGCAGCATCTTCGGCTGCAGGGCGAAGGCCCGGGCGATGCCGACGCGCTGGCGCATCCCTTGGGAGAGCTCGCCGGGATACTTGTGCATTGCATTCCCGAGGCCGACCACGGTGAGGTAGTATTCCGCGAGCTCGCGGCGCTCGGCCTTTGGAGCGGTGAAATAGACTTGGTTCACGCCCAGCATCACATTCTCGAAGGCGCTCATCCATGGGAGCAGACAAGGCGACTGGAAGACCACGCCGCGATCCGGCCCGGCTTCGTTGGTTTCGCGACCGGAGAGGATCATCGCGCCTTCGGTCACATCGGTGAGGCCTGCGACCATGGAAAGCACGGTGGACTTCCCGCAGCCGGAGTGACCGATGAGCGTGACGAATTCCCCGGCGGCAAGGTTCAGGTTGAACTCCTTGACGATGACGGCAGGGCCCTTCGGGGTCGGGTAGGCTTTGGAGAGCTTGAAGAGCTCAAGAACAGGGGCGTG
This portion of the Luteolibacter luteus genome encodes:
- a CDS encoding ABC transporter ATP-binding protein, whose product is MTQAHAPVLELFKLSKAYPTPKGPAVIVKEFNLNLAAGEFVTLIGHSGCGKSTVLSMVAGLTDVTEGAMILSGRETNEAGPDRGVVFQSPCLLPWMSAFENVMLGVNQVYFTAPKAERRELAEYYLTVVGLGNAMHKYPGELSQGMRQRVGIARAFALQPKMLLLDEPFGMLDALTKMELQEVLLELWRRNKLTTLMVTHDVDEAIFLSDRVVMMTDGPEAEVGDILTIPFERPRDRASVLADPRYPEIRNHLLTFLNERSHIRPSRITPPVTEMVTVAHRETPAGATAPTH